One Terriglobales bacterium genomic window, CTCGGCCTGCTGGAAGACCAGCGAGCGCGGCCCGTCGATGACCTCCGCCGTGACCTCCTCGCCGCGATGGGCGGGTAGGCAGTGCAGGAAGATGGCGTCCGGCTTGGCGAGTCCGAAGAGCCGGGCGTTGACCTGGTAAGGCCGGAAGATGGGCCACCGCTTCTCCGCCTCCGCTTCCTGGCCCATGCTGGTCCAGACGTCGGTGTAGAGGACGTCGGCGTCCGCGGCCGCCCCCGCAGGATCGTGAGTGAGGGTGCAGGAGCCTCCGGTCTGCGCGGCGCGCGCCCGCGCCCAGGCCACCGCGTCGGCCTTGGGCTCATAGCCGGGCGGGGTGGCCACCCGCACGTGCGCTCCCACTTGCGCTCCGGCGAACATCAGGGAGTGCGCTACGTTGTTGCCGTCGCCGAGGAAGGCCAGCTTCAGGCCGGCCAGCCTGCCCTTGGCTTCCCACATGGTCAGGAAGTCAGCCAGGGCCTGGCAGGGATGGCTGTAGTCGGTGAGGCCGTTGATGACCGGGATGCCGGCGTGCTCCGCCATCTGCTCCACGGTCGTGTGGGCGAAGGTGCGGATCATGATGCCCTGGACCATGCGCTCCAGGTTCTTGGCCACGTCGTAGACGGACTCGCGCTTTCCCAGATTGATCTCCGCCGGGGAAAGGTAGAGGGGGTGGCCACCCAACTGGTAGATGGCCACGTCGAAGGTGACGCGCGTGCGCAGCGAGGGCTTCTCGAAGATCAGGGCCAGGGTCTTGCCCGCTAGCGTCGCCGCGCAGGAGGCGGGATGCGCCTTCACCCGCCGCGCCAGCTCCAGCAGGTGATGCACCTGCGCCGGCGAGAAGTCCCGCAGGCTCAGCAGGTCTTTCGGCCTGGTTTCCATCCTAACCTCACACCGCCACGGCGCTGGGGCGGCGGCAGCGGGCGGTGAACTCCGACAGCAGCTCCGCCAGCGTGGGCCGGCTCAACTCCTGGATCTCGTAGTGCACGCGCACCATGGGCTTGTCCACCTTGAGCAGGCGCCCCAGATTGACGGGCGTGGCCACCACCACTACGTCGCAGGGGACTTGGGCGATGGTCTGCTCCAGCTCGTGCCGCTGGGCGTCGCTATAACCCATGGCCGGCAGCAGGTTGGTGAGGTGCGGGTACTTCTCGAAGGTGGCGCGGATGGAGCCCACGGCATAGGGCCGCGGGTCCATC contains:
- the argF gene encoding ornithine carbamoyltransferase; translation: METRPKDLLSLRDFSPAQVHHLLELARRVKAHPASCAATLAGKTLALIFEKPSLRTRVTFDVAIYQLGGHPLYLSPAEINLGKRESVYDVAKNLERMVQGIMIRTFAHTTVEQMAEHAGIPVINGLTDYSHPCQALADFLTMWEAKGRLAGLKLAFLGDGNNVAHSLMFAGAQVGAHVRVATPPGYEPKADAVAWARARAAQTGGSCTLTHDPAGAAADADVLYTDVWTSMGQEAEAEKRWPIFRPYQVNARLFGLAKPDAIFLHCLPAHRGEEVTAEVIDGPRSLVFQQAENRLHAQKAVLLELMADRAVLLEEVGPAAGLKKAG